The DNA region GCCCGACCGGGATGTGGCCGGGCTCGCGCAGGCGCTCGTGGGGGCCGCGGAGGCACTGGCGGGGTGGGCGAACGTCACCCCGGGTGTCTCGGCCAAGGAGGCGGCGGCCACCCTGATGAACTTCTCCTGGGCGGGCCTGGAGAACCTCATGCACGGACGCGGCTGGCAGCCTCGGGGGAACTGACCCGGAGCGTCAGCCCTCCCGTGTCATCCGGCCCGTGAGGTGGACACGGCCGGCGCCGCGCACCTCGAAGGCGGAGCCGGCGGCGGCGTACGTCACGGTGGCGGGCAGCAGGACGGGTGCCCTGAAGTCGGCCCGTACCGTACGGATCCGGCCGGGCGCGTCCGTCCCGGCCTCGGCCAGGCAGCGGGCGACGGTCCACATGCCGTGCGCGATGTGCCGGGGGAAGCCGAACAGCCGTGCCGGCAACGGGTGGAGGTGGATGGGGTTGCGGTCGCCCGAGGCGGCGCCGTACCGCCGTCCGAGGTCGCCGGGCAGACGCCATTCGGCGACGGCCGGCAGCTCCTCACCGCTCGCAGGGGTGGCCGTCCCGCCGGTCCGCGCGGAGGCCGGTGCGCAGGCTCCTCCGGTCGCGTGCCGGGACAGATAGCCGCTTCGCGACTCCCAGACGAGCTCGCCGGCCAGCCGTGCCTCGGTCACCATCGTGACCTCGGTCCCCCGCCGATGGGGCGTCAGTGTCTGCGCGTACACGGTGATTTCCGGGGCGTCCGCCGGACGCATCGGCCGGTGGCCGGTGATCTCGATCCAGGTGTGGACGAGCCCCAGCACCGGAAGCGGGAAGGCGCGGCCCGCCATCACCCGCATGGCGGGCGGGAAACCCAGGACGTGCGGGTAGGTCAGCGGCAGCACGTCCGGTCCGGTGAAGCCGCAGATCCTGTTGTACGAGGCGAGGCGGCCGGGGTCGACGCGCGCGGGCGGGAGCACCACCCGGGTGGAGGGGAGCGTGGCGCCGGAACGTCCCGCCCGCTTGAACGGCGAGGTGACTGCCCCGCGTACGAGGGTGACGGTCAGGCCGGTCACGGCGTCACGCACCCAGCAGGCTCTGGCCGCAGACCCGCACGACCTGGCCGTTGACGGCGCTGGAGGCGGGCTGGGCGAGCCACGCGGTGGTCTCGGCGACGTCGACCGGGAGTCCGCCCTGGGACAGGGAGTTCATCCTGCGGCCGGCCTCGCGGACGAGGAGCGGGACGGCTGCCGTCATCTTCGTCTCGATGAAGCCCGGTGCGACCGCGTTGACGGTGACGCCGTGGCCGGCGGCGGCGCGTGGGGCCAGGGAACGGACGAGCCCGATGATGCCCGCCTTGCTGGCCGCGTAGTTGGTCTGGCCGTTGTTGCCCGCGATCCCGGCTATGGACGCGGTGGCGACTATTCGTCCGCCGCGGCGGACGGTGCCCGCCTCCAGGAGCGCGTCGGTGGTGCGCAGGACGCTGTTCAGGTTGACCTCCATGACCGAGGCCCAGCGGTCGGCCGGCATGTTGGCGAGCCTGCGGTCGCGGGTGATGCCCGCGTTGTGGACCAGGACGTCGAGACCATCAGATGCGGTCGCTGCGATCAGGCCGGCCGCGTCGGGTGCGGTGATGTCGAGGGCCAGGGCGGTCGCTCCGAGGCGGTCGGCGGTACGGACCAGGTCCTCCCGGGCCTGGGGCACGTCCAGGCAGATCACCTGGGCGCCGTCCCTGGCCAGGACGGAGGCGACGGCGGCCCCGATGCCCCGGGCGGCCCCGGTGACCAGCGCCGTGCGGCCGGCCAGCGGCGCCGCCCAGTCGGCGACCGGGTCCGGGGCCGTGCCGTCGAGCTCGATGACCTGGCCGCTGACGTACGCGGACCGGGGGGACAGCAGGAAGCGGAGCGTGGACTCGGCCGATGCGGCGGCCCCGGGGGCGATGCGCAGCAGCTGGACGGTGGTGCCCCTGCCGATCTCCTTGCCGAGCGAACGCACGAATCCTTCGAGGGCCTGCTGGGCCGCCGCCTGGTGGTGGTCGCCGGCGGACGGCGGTGTGCCGAGAACGACGACGCGCCCACCGGCGGCCGACGACCGCACGACGGGGTGGAGGGCGGCGTGTACGTCGCCGAGTCCGGTGACGGTGGTGATTCCGGTCGCATCGAGGACGATGGCCGCCGGACGCTCCGCGCGCTCGGTGACCTTCAGCCCGGTCGCGGCGAGTACCGCGCCGAGTGTCCCGGGGTGGGCGGACGCACCCGCTGTGAGGTGCAGCAACGGCCCGTCCAGCGTGGGCGTCCCCACCGTCCACCGTCGCAGCGGGGCGGGTTCTGGAAGGCCGAGCCTGCGGGTCAGCAGGCGGCCGGGTGCTGTGCCGGTGAAGCGGAGATAGCGATCGGCCATTGTCCGGACTCCCTGCTCGGTCGTAGATTTACTCCAGAGTAAGGTTACTCAAGGGTCAGGAGCTGGTCGAGATGAGTTGGTCGAGTTGATTCCCCTCGCACTTCCGCAGCCGCGCCGGGTCGCCGTCATCGGCGGCAGCCGCATCCCGTTCGCCCGCTCCGACGGCCCGTACGCGCGGGCCTCCAACCAGGAGATGCTCACCGCCGCGCTGGACGGGCTGGCCGAACGGTTCGGCCTGCGCGGGCAGCAGGTCGGGGAGTTCGTGGCCGGAGCGGTCCTCAAGCACAGCCGGGACTTCAATCTGGCCCGCGAGACCGTCCTGGGTTCCTCCCTCGACCCGCGCACCCCGGCGTACGACATCCAGCAGGCGTGCGGCACCGGCCTGCAGGCCGTCGTCGCCGCCGCCAACAAGATCGCGCTGGGTGCCGTCGACTCGGCTGTCGCAGGCGGTGCGGACACCACGAGCGACGCACCCCTGGGCGTCAACGACCAGCTGCGGAGGATCCTTCTGGAGGCCCGCCGGGCGAAGTCGGCGGGTGGCCGGCTCAAGGCGCTGGCGGCCGTGCGCCCCCGTCACCTCGTCCCGGACATCCCCCGCAACTCCGAGCCGCGCACGGGCCTCTCGATGGGGGAGCACGCCGCTGTCACCGCCCGGAAGTGGGGGGTCGGCCGCGAGGAGCAGGACCTGCTGGCGGCCACCAGCCACCAGCGGCTCGCCGCGGCGTACGAACGCGGCTTCCTGGACGACCTCGTCGTCCCCTTCCTCGGCCTGGAACGCGACCAGAATCTCCGTCCCGGCTCCACGGCCGGGAAACTCGCCACGCTGAAGCCGGTGTTCGGCACGGACCACCCCGACGCGACGATGACCGCGGGCAATTCGACCCCGCTCACCGACGGCGCGGCCACCGTGCTGCTGGCGAGCGAGGAGTGGGCGGCGGATCGCGGGCTGGAGCCGCTGGCGTATCTCTCGCTGTACGAGACGGCAGCCGTGGACTACGTGAACGGCGAGGACGGGCTGCTGATGGCGCCCGCGTACGCCGTACCGCGCTTGCTGGAGCGGGCCGGGCTCACGACGGCGGACTTCGACCTCTTCGAGATCCATGAGGCCTTCGCCTCACAGGTCCTCGCCACACTGGCCGCCTGGGAGAGACAGGGGCTGGCACCCGTCGACAGGGCCAGACTGAACGTGGCCGGTTCCTCCCTCGCCACCGGGCACCCCTTCGCCGCGACCGGCGCGCGCATCGTGGCGACCCTGGCCAAGCTCCTGGCAGAGCGGGGAGCCCCGGGTCGCGGCCTGATCTCCATCTGTGCGGCGGGCGGCCAGGGCGTCACGGCCGTCCTGGAACGCCCCTGACGGCAGGGCCTCCGAGTGAGTCAGGATCAGCGTGGGAGTCAGGATCGGCCCGGACGCACCGAACCCCGGGCACCCGCCGCTCCCCGCCTGACGCCGACGACGCCGACGACGCCCGCCGATCACGCTCGACACCCGACGGCACCCGACGCCGCCGGCCACGCACGACGCACGTGTTCTACCCCGCGCACCCAGCAGCCGCACCGGCGCCGGACCCAGGGACGGGACCGCCGCCGGCCCCCTTGTCGAGGAGCCGCCCCGTGTCCACGCCCGCCTCTGCCGCCGTGCCCCCTCCGCCCGCCGCGCCCACCGTCCCGATCCTGGTCGAGCCGGCCAGGACCCGAGGGGCGGACGGCACCGTGCGGGAAGTGTCCGTTCCCCTGTTCGCGCCGACCGTCCGGCGAGGGTCACTCGCCGAGATCCCCTACGACAACGCGCGCGAGGCCCCGACCGAGGCCGTCCTCAGCCGTGAGCAGGCCGA from Streptomyces sp. B1I3 includes:
- a CDS encoding MaoC/PaaZ C-terminal domain-containing protein, which produces MTGLTVTLVRGAVTSPFKRAGRSGATLPSTRVVLPPARVDPGRLASYNRICGFTGPDVLPLTYPHVLGFPPAMRVMAGRAFPLPVLGLVHTWIEITGHRPMRPADAPEITVYAQTLTPHRRGTEVTMVTEARLAGELVWESRSGYLSRHATGGACAPASARTGGTATPASGEELPAVAEWRLPGDLGRRYGAASGDRNPIHLHPLPARLFGFPRHIAHGMWTVARCLAEAGTDAPGRIRTVRADFRAPVLLPATVTYAAAGSAFEVRGAGRVHLTGRMTREG
- a CDS encoding 3-oxoacyl-ACP reductase, with protein sequence MADRYLRFTGTAPGRLLTRRLGLPEPAPLRRWTVGTPTLDGPLLHLTAGASAHPGTLGAVLAATGLKVTERAERPAAIVLDATGITTVTGLGDVHAALHPVVRSSAAGGRVVVLGTPPSAGDHHQAAAQQALEGFVRSLGKEIGRGTTVQLLRIAPGAAASAESTLRFLLSPRSAYVSGQVIELDGTAPDPVADWAAPLAGRTALVTGAARGIGAAVASVLARDGAQVICLDVPQAREDLVRTADRLGATALALDITAPDAAGLIAATASDGLDVLVHNAGITRDRRLANMPADRWASVMEVNLNSVLRTTDALLEAGTVRRGGRIVATASIAGIAGNNGQTNYAASKAGIIGLVRSLAPRAAAGHGVTVNAVAPGFIETKMTAAVPLLVREAGRRMNSLSQGGLPVDVAETTAWLAQPASSAVNGQVVRVCGQSLLGA
- a CDS encoding acetyl-CoA C-acetyltransferase, which codes for MVELIPLALPQPRRVAVIGGSRIPFARSDGPYARASNQEMLTAALDGLAERFGLRGQQVGEFVAGAVLKHSRDFNLARETVLGSSLDPRTPAYDIQQACGTGLQAVVAAANKIALGAVDSAVAGGADTTSDAPLGVNDQLRRILLEARRAKSAGGRLKALAAVRPRHLVPDIPRNSEPRTGLSMGEHAAVTARKWGVGREEQDLLAATSHQRLAAAYERGFLDDLVVPFLGLERDQNLRPGSTAGKLATLKPVFGTDHPDATMTAGNSTPLTDGAATVLLASEEWAADRGLEPLAYLSLYETAAVDYVNGEDGLLMAPAYAVPRLLERAGLTTADFDLFEIHEAFASQVLATLAAWERQGLAPVDRARLNVAGSSLATGHPFAATGARIVATLAKLLAERGAPGRGLISICAAGGQGVTAVLERP